A single window of Desulfovibrio sp. G11 DNA harbors:
- a CDS encoding IS3 family transposase (programmed frameshift), giving the protein MRKTKFSEYQIVKILKAVEGGRTVVDVCREHGVSSATYYKWKSKYGGMEASDIQRMKDLEAENRKLKQMFADLSLENMALKDVIGKKTLRPVQRKEFVMHMVNAFELSLRKACAAMGISRSYYAYKPHPRDDSDVIAALTELAEKKPTWGFSKLFNVLRQQGKPWNHKKVWRVYCLLKMNLKRKAKKRLPQASRTAVAQPLAPNHCWSIDFMRDTLYSGRVFRTFNAVDDYNREALAVEIDTNMPAGRVVRVLDRVAEERGCYPERLRMDNGPEFSGTVMAAWAESHGVNLEFIQPGKPTQNSYIERFNRTYREEVLDLYVFNSLSEVRAITEDFIREYNEERPHESLGNMSPINFAAQRAGGSPCPLGNPPKTAGSLYS; this is encoded by the exons ATGCGCAAAACGAAGTTCAGCGAGTACCAGATCGTCAAGATCTTGAAGGCAGTGGAAGGCGGACGGACTGTCGTCGATGTCTGCCGCGAGCACGGCGTGAGCAGCGCCACGTACTACAAGTGGAAGTCAAAGTATGGCGGCATGGAGGCATCCGATATCCAACGGATGAAGGATCTCGAAGCGGAGAACCGCAAGCTCAAGCAGATGTTCGCCGACCTCAGCCTGGAAAACATGGCGCTCAAGGATGTGATCG GAAAAAAAACTCTGAGGCCAGTTCAACGCAAGGAATTTGTCATGCACATGGTCAACGCGTTTGAGTTGAGCTTGCGCAAGGCATGCGCGGCCATGGGCATCAGTAGGAGCTACTACGCCTACAAGCCGCATCCGCGGGACGACAGCGATGTCATCGCAGCCTTGACTGAACTGGCCGAGAAAAAGCCTACATGGGGCTTCAGTAAGCTTTTCAACGTCCTTCGCCAGCAGGGCAAGCCCTGGAACCACAAGAAGGTTTGGAGGGTTTACTGCCTCTTGAAAATGAACCTGAAGCGCAAGGCCAAGAAGCGGCTTCCGCAAGCCTCTCGGACGGCAGTAGCCCAGCCGCTTGCGCCAAACCATTGCTGGTCGATCGATTTCATGCGGGACACCCTTTACAGCGGTCGCGTCTTCAGGACTTTCAACGCTGTAGATGATTACAACCGTGAGGCCTTGGCCGTGGAAATCGATACCAATATGCCAGCAGGACGAGTGGTAAGGGTGCTGGATCGGGTCGCCGAAGAGCGTGGCTGCTATCCCGAAAGGTTGCGAATGGACAATGGTCCGGAGTTCTCGGGGACTGTCATGGCGGCCTGGGCAGAATCGCATGGCGTGAATCTGGAGTTCATTCAGCCTGGCAAACCCACCCAGAACTCATACATCGAGCGGTTCAACCGGACCTACAGAGAGGAAGTCCTGGATTTGTACGTGTTCAACAGCCTGAGCGAAGTTCGGGCCATTACGGAGGACTTTATTCGTGAGTACAACGAGGAACGTCCTCATGAATCTCTGGGGAATATGTCGCCGATAAATTTTGCTGCCCAGAGGGCAGGGGGATCCCCCTGCCCTCTGGGCAACCCCCCGAAAACTGCCGGGAGTCTCTACAGCTAA
- a CDS encoding IS3 family transposase translates to MRYAAVNALRHRYPARFICLVLHASVSGYYAWLKRDAAPSSKATLLEAEVLAAHKRTRGTYGSERLHRELLASGCVVSLWKVKQLRRELGLVCKRKRRFIRTTESNHALPVAPNLLNRDFTPGEHNRVWVSDITYIPTRQGWVYLAGIKDLHSREIVGFSLAERMDTGLVMAALIKAVCLHRPPVGLILHSDRGSQYCSAAYQKKLRACGLVCSMCKVPVK, encoded by the coding sequence GTGAGGTACGCCGCAGTCAATGCTTTGCGACACCGGTATCCTGCCCGTTTTATTTGCCTAGTTTTGCACGCATCTGTCAGTGGGTACTACGCCTGGCTCAAACGCGATGCGGCCCCATCAAGCAAGGCAACTCTTTTGGAGGCCGAGGTTCTGGCTGCCCACAAGCGAACACGGGGCACATACGGCTCGGAGCGGTTGCACCGGGAACTTTTGGCAAGTGGTTGCGTCGTCAGCCTCTGGAAGGTCAAACAGCTACGCCGTGAACTGGGCCTCGTCTGTAAACGTAAACGGCGGTTTATCCGGACCACGGAGTCAAATCACGCGTTACCGGTCGCTCCCAATCTTCTGAACCGTGATTTCACGCCGGGCGAGCACAACCGCGTGTGGGTGAGTGACATAACCTACATCCCTACACGGCAGGGCTGGGTATATCTTGCCGGAATCAAAGATTTACACAGCCGGGAAATTGTCGGCTTCAGCCTGGCTGAGCGAATGGATACTGGGCTTGTCATGGCCGCATTGATCAAGGCGGTGTGTTTACACCGGCCACCTGTGGGGCTGATTTTGCATTCGGATCGCGGCAGCCAGTATTGCAGCGCAGCTTACCAGAAAAAACTCCGTGCATGCGGTCTCGTCTGCTCCATGTGTAAAGTCCCCGTAAAGTAG
- a CDS encoding transposase yields MTKTPRGRYSQELRQQAVTMAVEDGFGVTETARRLSVPMKTLANWVTQYRLDKHEFALKPGVSEQDAELARLKKENALLRMERDILKKAAAYFAKESL; encoded by the coding sequence ATGACGAAAACACCACGAGGACGTTATTCACAGGAATTGAGGCAGCAAGCCGTCACCATGGCGGTTGAGGATGGCTTCGGCGTAACGGAAACAGCGCGAAGGTTGTCTGTTCCTATGAAAACTTTAGCGAATTGGGTTACGCAGTACCGACTGGACAAGCACGAGTTCGCCTTGAAGCCGGGCGTGAGTGAGCAGGATGCGGAGTTGGCGCGGTTGAAGAAAGAAAACGCCCTGCTGCGTATGGAGCGCGACATTCTAAAAAAAGCGGCGGCGTACTTTGCCAAAGAGTCGCTGTGA
- a CDS encoding DUF4851 domain-containing protein, translated as MKIVLCITALLLCGFYLSRYVFDHPPLRGMGQGGTASMPVLVSRARPVVTFAPAKDMRLIAAGWCSLSPETRLSVPGNGRLWFSAYKNDVSLLITALAETEVPWLWEAAHHSSFPVLRGGATPYKGETLHETLYTLTADADPFYPLQAAVKDTTSLVYRAKLLLNFQNMQVIVEYREPINQEQTRGIAYDLPYLNAFQERGRTACSIVLPGKSNGDVLPRRIDKIPVADKAISRIKLSRWTGEMQRRGSL; from the coding sequence ATGAAAATTGTTCTGTGCATCACCGCTCTACTGCTGTGCGGATTCTATCTGTCAAGATATGTTTTTGATCACCCTCCGTTGAGGGGCATGGGACAAGGAGGCACGGCTAGTATGCCTGTGCTTGTTTCGCGAGCGCGTCCAGTCGTTACTTTTGCACCAGCCAAGGATATGCGCTTGATCGCCGCTGGGTGGTGCAGCCTGAGTCCAGAAACGCGTCTTTCCGTGCCAGGGAACGGTCGGCTGTGGTTTAGCGCTTACAAAAACGATGTTAGCCTGCTCATCACGGCATTGGCTGAAACTGAAGTCCCGTGGCTCTGGGAGGCGGCCCACCATTCCTCCTTTCCGGTGCTGAGAGGCGGGGCAACCCCCTACAAGGGCGAAACACTGCACGAGACGCTATATACGCTTACCGCCGATGCCGACCCTTTTTACCCTCTGCAAGCCGCTGTCAAAGATACCACCAGTCTTGTGTACCGAGCAAAACTTCTGCTGAACTTTCAGAATATGCAGGTAATTGTTGAATATCGCGAGCCTATAAATCAAGAACAAACACGAGGTATAGCTTATGATCTGCCCTATTTGAACGCCTTTCAGGAGCGCGGCAGAACTGCATGCTCCATTGTGCTGCCGGGAAAGAGCAATGGGGATGTCCTTCCAAGACGCATTGATAAAATTCCTGTGGCTGACAAAGCTATTTCACGAATAAAGCTCTCTCGCTGGACAGGTGAAATGCAACGCCGAGGAAGCCTCTGA
- a CDS encoding IS30 family transposase: MGYAHLAREERYYICQAVKSGTSLRAIAKAIGRSVSTVSRELARNTGARGYRYRQAHKRSQKRQTIKGKKRIGLEVWTYVEQCLHQDFSPEQISGVLKRKGFALSHEWIYQYILADKKRGGTLHSHLRCQRKRKRRYGKPDRRGQIKGRISIDIRPSIVAERSRLGDWEADTVEGSKGGPVLVTLAERKSRLFLFGKAPNKSASEVRRVIEGLLTPIKDFVQTITYDNGKEFSYHADVSATLEAQGFFAHPYHSWERGLNENSNGLLRQYFPKGVSLASVTQDEIIAAMCRLNWRPRKCLGFKTPYEVFLEDANTQGLGVAL, translated from the coding sequence ATGGGCTATGCACACCTTGCCAGGGAAGAACGGTACTACATCTGCCAGGCAGTGAAAAGTGGAACGTCACTGAGGGCCATAGCCAAAGCGATAGGCCGTAGCGTCTCAACTGTAAGCCGCGAACTTGCGCGAAATACCGGGGCGCGTGGCTACCGCTACAGGCAGGCACACAAGCGCAGTCAGAAAAGGCAGACCATTAAAGGGAAGAAGCGCATTGGCCTTGAGGTATGGACGTATGTTGAACAGTGTCTGCACCAGGACTTCAGTCCGGAGCAAATCTCTGGAGTTCTCAAACGCAAAGGTTTTGCCCTCAGTCATGAATGGATTTACCAGTACATTCTGGCGGACAAAAAACGAGGAGGAACGCTGCACAGCCATTTGCGCTGCCAGCGCAAACGCAAACGACGATATGGCAAACCCGACAGACGAGGTCAAATCAAGGGGCGTATCAGCATAGACATACGCCCGTCCATTGTTGCCGAGCGCTCACGCCTTGGTGATTGGGAGGCTGATACCGTTGAAGGCAGTAAAGGAGGCCCCGTTTTGGTGACACTTGCAGAGCGTAAAAGTCGTCTTTTCCTGTTTGGCAAGGCTCCCAACAAAAGCGCCAGCGAAGTAAGGCGGGTCATTGAAGGACTCTTGACACCCATTAAGGACTTTGTTCAGACTATTACCTATGATAACGGCAAGGAGTTCAGCTACCATGCCGATGTGTCAGCTACACTCGAGGCTCAGGGATTTTTTGCGCACCCCTACCATTCGTGGGAGCGTGGCTTGAACGAGAACTCCAATGGCCTTCTACGCCAATACTTCCCCAAGGGGGTAAGCTTGGCATCGGTCACGCAAGATGAGATCATAGCGGCAATGTGCCGCTTGAACTGGCGGCCTAGAAAATGCCTTGGGTTTAAGACACCCTATGAAGTTTTTTTAGAAGACGCCAATACCCAAGGACTGGGTGTTGCACTTTGA
- a CDS encoding ATP-binding protein, with translation MKPRIIEIDEERCNGCGNCVADCAEGAIAIIDGKARVISDSFCDGLGACIGRCPTDALRIIQREAPPFDEAAALAQLATLKTDERKNGVAPSPHAAPSLHALTPQLGASPLRGTCPGTRPGSGPGWTPGAAPWPVKLRLVAPDAPFLHGADLLIAADCAAPVTPQFQELLGSKALLICCPKFEDTAATVDKLTAIFRQADLRSCTVLRMEVPCCGGLVRAVRTAHQASGTACRLEERVLSRGGVDMTA, from the coding sequence TTGAAACCGCGTATTATTGAAATTGACGAAGAACGCTGCAACGGTTGCGGCAACTGCGTGGCGGACTGCGCCGAAGGGGCCATCGCCATTATAGACGGCAAGGCCAGGGTTATTTCCGATTCCTTTTGCGACGGACTGGGGGCCTGCATCGGCAGATGCCCGACCGACGCCTTGCGCATTATCCAGCGCGAAGCGCCCCCCTTTGACGAGGCCGCTGCCCTGGCGCAGCTTGCCACGCTGAAGACAGACGAAAGAAAAAATGGTGTTGCACCTTCCCCGCACGCAGCACCGTCCCTGCATGCCTTAACGCCCCAGTTGGGCGCATCGCCCCTGCGCGGCACCTGTCCCGGCACCCGCCCCGGATCTGGGCCGGGCTGGACGCCAGGGGCTGCCCCCTGGCCGGTCAAATTGCGCCTGGTCGCGCCGGACGCGCCTTTTCTGCATGGTGCAGACCTGCTTATCGCGGCGGACTGCGCCGCGCCCGTTACCCCGCAGTTTCAAGAATTGCTGGGGTCCAAAGCCTTGTTGATCTGCTGCCCGAAATTTGAAGACACCGCCGCAACGGTAGACAAACTGACCGCCATATTCCGGCAGGCAGACCTTCGGTCCTGCACGGTGCTGCGCATGGAAGTACCCTGTTGCGGCGGCCTGGTGCGCGCCGTGCGCACAGCCCACCAGGCCAGTGGCACGGCCTGCCGCCTGGAAGAACGCGTGCTGTCACGGGGCGGGGTGGATATGACGGCATAA
- the phnC gene encoding phosphonate ABC transporter ATP-binding protein yields the protein MLTLHNISKHYQDHVALHNTTLTFAPGAFNVLLGPSGAGKSTLLRSCNLLAEPSTGYVEADGIGAVRSQSQSRQLRLMTACVFQQHQLILRQSVLTNVLNGRVGARPLWAGLLPTPRADIEDALRCLERVGLEDYALTRAGSLSGGQQQRVGIARALMQKPRILLADEPVASLDPTRAEEVLGLLHNICREDGLCAVVSLHQVRFAKRFADRIIALRAGRVVFDGTPEVLTQEALTHIYAPQTETPLCSAIKPQRPTEPPVAFNQTARAS from the coding sequence ATGCTGACACTGCACAACATCTCCAAACACTACCAGGACCATGTGGCCCTGCATAACACTACCCTTACCTTTGCGCCCGGCGCTTTCAACGTGCTGCTGGGGCCTTCGGGCGCGGGCAAATCCACGCTGTTGCGGTCCTGTAACCTTCTGGCGGAACCTTCAACCGGATATGTAGAGGCTGACGGCATAGGTGCTGTGCGCTCGCAAAGCCAAAGCCGCCAGCTGCGCCTTATGACGGCTTGTGTGTTCCAGCAGCACCAGCTTATTTTGCGGCAAAGCGTACTGACCAACGTGCTTAATGGCCGCGTGGGCGCGCGTCCTCTTTGGGCGGGCCTTCTTCCCACACCCAGGGCCGACATAGAAGACGCCCTGCGTTGCCTTGAACGCGTTGGCCTTGAAGACTATGCCCTGACACGGGCCGGCAGCCTTTCCGGCGGGCAACAGCAACGCGTGGGCATTGCCCGTGCGCTTATGCAAAAGCCTCGCATACTTCTGGCAGACGAGCCTGTGGCCAGCCTTGACCCGACCCGGGCAGAAGAAGTGCTGGGTCTGTTGCACAACATCTGCCGCGAAGACGGCCTGTGCGCGGTGGTAAGCCTGCACCAGGTCCGCTTTGCCAAACGCTTTGCCGACCGCATCATTGCCCTGCGCGCGGGCCGCGTCGTTTTTGACGGTACGCCAGAGGTTCTGACGCAGGAAGCCCTGACGCACATTTATGCGCCACAGACTGAAACACCCCTTTGTTCTGCCATAAAACCGCAACGCCCCACCGAACCGCCTGTCGCTTTTAACCAAACCGCGCGGGCCAGTTGA
- the phnD gene encoding phosphate/phosphite/phosphonate ABC transporter substrate-binding protein, giving the protein MHRLLVALFLFCALIAHGTAVAADADPKVLKVALLPDESPSTIIKNNQTLKAYLEKALDKKVDLVVTTDYSSMIEAMRHGRLELAFFGPLSYVMAKSKCDIEPFAAMQKKGKNTYRGVVIANTSAGINTLEDIKGKKMAYGDTASTSSHLIPKSLLAAKGLEARRDYEAHFVGSHDAVALNVQNNNAQAGGLSETIFEALVEKGTISKDKVKVLAVSAEFPEYPWTMRSDLSPALKKRIQDAFVDLTDPAVLKPFKADGFTRITDKDYDVVRDLAKILNLDLAKM; this is encoded by the coding sequence GTGCATCGTTTGCTTGTCGCCCTTTTTCTGTTTTGCGCCCTTATTGCCCACGGCACAGCCGTGGCCGCCGACGCCGACCCCAAAGTGTTGAAGGTGGCCCTGCTGCCCGACGAAAGCCCCAGTACCATCATCAAGAACAACCAGACCTTGAAGGCCTATCTTGAAAAAGCCCTGGACAAAAAAGTCGACCTGGTCGTGACGACCGACTATTCCTCCATGATTGAGGCCATGCGCCACGGCCGCCTTGAACTGGCTTTCTTCGGTCCTCTTTCCTATGTCATGGCAAAGTCCAAATGCGACATAGAGCCGTTTGCCGCCATGCAGAAAAAAGGCAAGAATACCTATCGCGGCGTGGTTATCGCCAACACCAGCGCGGGCATCAACACCCTGGAAGACATCAAGGGCAAGAAGATGGCCTATGGCGACACCGCCTCCACCTCTTCGCACCTGATCCCCAAGTCACTTTTGGCGGCAAAGGGTCTGGAAGCGCGCCGCGACTATGAAGCCCACTTTGTGGGAAGCCACGATGCCGTGGCCCTGAATGTCCAAAACAACAACGCCCAGGCTGGCGGCCTTTCAGAAACCATATTTGAAGCCCTGGTGGAAAAAGGCACCATCTCCAAAGACAAAGTAAAGGTTCTTGCCGTGTCGGCAGAATTTCCCGAATACCCCTGGACCATGCGCAGCGACCTTTCCCCCGCGCTGAAAAAACGCATTCAAGATGCCTTTGTCGATCTGACTGATCCCGCGGTGCTGAAGCCCTTCAAAGCCGACGGTTTTACCCGGATCACCGACAAAGATTACGACGTGGTGCGCGACCTGGCGAAGATTCTGAACCTTGACCTGGCTAAAATGTAA
- the phnE gene encoding phosphonate ABC transporter, permease protein PhnE: protein MESTFIVNNVAQNYRERLVLIGCIALGIALCVAYSGLADVPRILEGGPALWHLLGEMTPPDPSNWRSWLGPLMDTIAMSVAGTFLAVCLSLPLGFLAAANVSPHPVVYRLARSLLNTLRAVPELIMGILFVAAVGFGALPGVLALGLHSVGMVGKFFAEAVEHCDPKPVEAIRATGANPLKVLVYGVMPQVLPQLADITVYRWEYNFRASTVMGMVGAGGIGFELMASLRLMQYREVSAILLLILVMVTLVDALGSWLRGKCA from the coding sequence GTGGAATCTACCTTTATTGTCAACAACGTCGCCCAAAATTACCGCGAACGCCTGGTGCTGATAGGCTGCATCGCCCTGGGCATAGCCCTGTGCGTTGCCTATTCCGGCCTGGCAGATGTGCCGCGCATTCTTGAGGGCGGCCCCGCCCTGTGGCACCTGCTGGGCGAGATGACACCCCCGGACCCCAGCAACTGGCGCTCGTGGCTGGGTCCGCTTATGGACACCATCGCCATGAGCGTGGCCGGTACGTTTCTGGCCGTATGCCTTTCGCTGCCCCTGGGCTTTCTGGCGGCGGCCAACGTTTCGCCCCACCCCGTTGTCTACCGTCTGGCACGCAGCCTGCTGAACACTTTGCGCGCCGTGCCGGAACTGATCATGGGTATTCTTTTTGTGGCGGCTGTGGGTTTTGGCGCATTACCGGGCGTGCTGGCCCTGGGTCTGCATTCCGTGGGCATGGTGGGCAAATTTTTTGCCGAAGCTGTGGAACACTGCGACCCCAAACCCGTTGAGGCCATCCGGGCCACGGGCGCGAACCCCCTGAAAGTGCTGGTGTACGGCGTCATGCCGCAGGTGCTTCCGCAACTGGCCGACATTACCGTGTACCGCTGGGAATATAACTTTCGCGCCTCCACTGTCATGGGCATGGTGGGCGCTGGCGGCATAGGGTTTGAACTTATGGCTTCCCTCAGGCTTATGCAATATCGCGAAGTGTCCGCGATATTATTGCTTATTCTTGTCATGGTGACACTGGTAGACGCCCTTGGGTCGTGGTTGCGAGGAAAATGCGCATGA
- a CDS encoding phosphonate dehydrogenase translates to MSQKPLCVVTHWVHPEIINYLEPHCRLVVNKTRETWPRQILFDHLKEADAAMMFMPDWVDAELLDNAPRLKIVGAALKGYDNFDVDALTSRGVWLSYVPDLLTIPTAELTIALMLALGRHVLPGDKRVRSGAFEGWRPIFYGQGLHGSTVGIIGLGRLGQAVAQRLAGWGVKLIGYDIAELPDERKRELALAQTDMPTLLATADWVVCVSPLTPESKGLLGAAELAAMKPGAFLVNTGRGSCVDEEAVTEALEKGHLAGYAADVFAFEDWGLADRPRDVPEALRDPGLRTVFTPHLGSAVEQVRIDIAMEAARNIVDVLCGKAPRNPVNTI, encoded by the coding sequence ATGAGTCAAAAACCCCTTTGTGTGGTCACCCACTGGGTGCACCCTGAAATCATCAACTATCTTGAACCGCATTGCCGTCTTGTCGTTAACAAAACCCGCGAAACCTGGCCGCGCCAGATCCTCTTTGACCATCTCAAAGAGGCGGACGCCGCCATGATGTTTATGCCTGACTGGGTGGATGCCGAACTGCTGGACAATGCCCCCCGCCTTAAAATCGTGGGGGCAGCCCTCAAGGGCTATGACAACTTTGATGTGGACGCGCTGACGTCCAGGGGCGTGTGGCTTTCCTACGTGCCGGACCTTCTGACCATTCCCACGGCAGAGCTGACCATTGCCCTTATGCTGGCCCTGGGACGTCATGTGCTGCCAGGGGACAAACGGGTGCGCAGCGGGGCTTTTGAAGGCTGGCGGCCCATTTTTTACGGCCAGGGCCTGCACGGCTCCACCGTGGGCATCATCGGTCTGGGCCGCCTGGGCCAGGCCGTGGCCCAACGCCTGGCAGGCTGGGGCGTGAAGCTTATTGGCTATGACATTGCCGAACTGCCGGATGAACGCAAACGCGAACTTGCGCTGGCGCAAACAGATATGCCCACGCTGCTTGCCACTGCCGACTGGGTGGTGTGCGTAAGCCCGCTGACCCCTGAATCAAAAGGGCTTTTGGGCGCGGCCGAACTGGCCGCTATGAAACCCGGCGCGTTTCTTGTCAACACCGGGCGCGGCTCGTGCGTGGACGAAGAGGCCGTGACAGAAGCCCTGGAAAAAGGCCATCTTGCAGGCTATGCCGCCGACGTCTTTGCCTTTGAAGACTGGGGGCTGGCAGACCGCCCCCGCGATGTGCCCGAGGCCCTGCGGGACCCCGGTCTGCGCACTGTGTTCACCCCGCACCTTGGATCGGCCGTGGAACAGGTGCGCATTGATATCGCCATGGAAGCAGCCCGCAACATTGTGGACGTGCTCTGCGGCAAAGCGCCCCGAAATCCCGTAAACACAATCTGA
- a CDS encoding ParB/RepB/Spo0J family partition protein yields MSESQDREYEIGKIYLIDINKLMPNPEQPRKYFDEDEIKALAADIEVNGLLQNITFTCHEGKLIIISGERRVRAHKQLGKETIEAKYVKGDLLTLALMENILRSDLTAIEFAESVAVLQKQKNCSNDEIAEMIGKKKSTISEILKIASLPEEIRNDARTKPLMTRERLLKVARRKDADVQKKTYDKLCHMLEKPENRPRKSSIISQGNRKAGNRFVNAHIRKLERMTEELNTSRGFKFKVQHPVLGYWRLLKKLHRVS; encoded by the coding sequence ATGTCTGAATCTCAAGATCGTGAATATGAAATCGGAAAAATATACTTAATAGATATAAACAAATTGATGCCTAACCCTGAGCAGCCCAGGAAATATTTTGACGAAGATGAGATCAAAGCCCTTGCAGCTGACATTGAAGTTAACGGCCTCCTGCAAAACATCACCTTTACCTGCCATGAGGGTAAGCTCATAATCATCTCTGGAGAAAGACGTGTGCGGGCTCACAAGCAGTTGGGGAAGGAAACAATAGAAGCCAAGTATGTTAAAGGCGACCTTCTAACACTTGCCCTGATGGAAAACATACTTCGATCTGACCTGACAGCTATTGAGTTTGCTGAGTCTGTAGCTGTATTGCAAAAGCAGAAGAATTGCTCCAATGATGAAATTGCTGAAATGATTGGCAAGAAGAAAAGCACCATAAGCGAAATATTAAAGATTGCATCGCTTCCAGAAGAGATTCGCAATGACGCTAGAACAAAGCCCCTGATGACCCGTGAGCGTCTTTTGAAGGTAGCTCGCCGTAAGGATGCTGATGTTCAGAAAAAGACGTATGACAAGCTGTGCCATATGCTTGAAAAGCCAGAGAACAGGCCTAGAAAATCTTCTATAATATCTCAAGGAAACAGAAAAGCCGGAAACCGCTTTGTTAATGCGCATATCCGTAAACTTGAAAGAATGACGGAAGAACTCAATACATCTCGCGGTTTCAAGTTCAAAGTGCAACACCCAGTCCTTGGGTATTGGCGTCTTCTAAAAAAACTTCATAGGGTGTCTTAA